DNA from Longimicrobium sp.:
CCGGCCCTCGGGCGACCTGGTGCGCAGCACGACGGGCGTGGCGAGCGGGCCGGTGAGCTTCATGTCGCTCTACGATTCATCCACCGAAGTGGTCAAGCAGGGCGGCACTCGCCGCGGCGCCAACATGGGGATCCTGCGCGTCGACCATCCGGACATCCTGGACTTCATCGACTGCAAGCAGGACATCACCAAGATCACCAACTTCAACATCTCCGTCGCCGTCACCGATGCGTTCATGAACGCGGTGGAGCGCGGCGAGCAGTACGACCTCGTCAACCCGCGCAACGGCCAGGTGTCCGGGCAGCTCGACGCGCGCACGGTGTGGGACAAGGTGGTGCAGAACGCGTGGCGCACCGGGGAGCCGGGCGTGTTCTACGTGGACCGGGCCAACTTCTACAACCCCGTTCCGCACCTTGGCGCCTACGAGGCGACCAACCCGTGCATCACGGGCGAAACGCTGGTCTACACGGCGGAAGGCCTCTTCCCCATCGCCGAGCTGGCCGCGGGGGGGGATTCGCGCGCGGTGACCCTGGACTCCCGCTTCGAGGCGGGCGCGTTCGGCCCCGCCGGCGCGCCGTTCCAAAGCGGCGTGAAGCCGGTGTTCCGCGTCCGCACGCGCGAGGGGTACGAGGTGCGGGTGACTGAGGACCACCGCTTCATGACCGCGCGCGGGTGGGTCGAAGCGCGCGACCTCCGCGAGGGCGACCGGCTCCACCTTCTGGACACCCCCGGCGGGTTCGGCGCCGAGGGTACCGCGGCGGAAGGGCGGGTGCTCGGCTGGCTGATCGGCGATGGGCATCTGACGGGAGAGTCGGGGCACGGAGCGGTGCTGGGCTTCTGGGGCGACGACCGCCGCGAGCTTGCCGCGGACTTCGCGGCCGACGTCAACGACGTGCTCGGGCAGGACCCGTCGACCTCGCGCTACCCGGTGGGGGTGGTGCAGATCGACCGCCTGGACAAGGCCACGGTGAGCTCCACCCGGCTCGCCGCGCTCGTCGCGGAGCGGTATGGCGTCACGCCCGAGACCAAGACCGCGGGGCTCCCGGTCGCGGCGTTCCGCGGGTCCGAAGAGTTCCAGCGCGCCCTCCTCCAGGCGCTGTTTACCGCCGACGGCCACGTCTCCGGCCGGCCGGAGAAAGGAGTTTCGGTGCGGCTCACGTCGGTGTCGCTCCCGCTCCTGCGCGACGTGCAGCGGATGCTGCTCAACTTCGGGATCGCGTCGCGCCTGTACGCCGAGCGGCATCCGGCCCGCACCGTGACGTTCCGCGGCACTCCGTACGAGTGCGTCCCGGATCACGACCTGGTGATCTCGCGCGGCAACGTCCGCCGCTTCGCGGAAGCGATCGGGTTCCTGGGTGAAACCAAGCAGAACCGGTTGGTAGCCCGGCTGGGCGAGTACGGTGCACGCGGCCCGTACCGCGAGCGCTTCGTCGCCCGCTTCACCGAGATGGTAGCGGACGGTGAGGAAGCCGTGTACGACCTCACGGAGCCGGTGACCCACTCCTTCGTGGCGAACGGGTTCGTTGTACACAATTGCGGCGAACAGCCGCTCCTGCCGTACGACGTGTGCAACCTGGGCTCGGTGAACGTCGGCCTCTTCGTGCGCGAGGACGTGCCGGCCGAGTCGCCCTGGTACGAAAAGGTGGACTGGAAGGAGTTCCGCCGCGTGGTGCGCCACTCGACGCACTTCCTGGACAACGTCATCGACGCCAACCAGTACCCGCTCCACGAGATCACCGACCTGGCGAACCGCATCCGCCGCATCGGCTTGGGGGTGATGGGCTACGCGGACCTCCTGATCCGCCTGGGCGTGCCGTACAACAGCGCCGAGGGGGTGGAGATCGGGCGCCGCATCATGGAGTTCCTCGATGAGGAGTCGAAGAAGGAGAGCGAGCGCCTGGCCGAAGTCCGCGGCGCCTTCCCCGAGTGGGAGAAGTCGATCTGGGGCCCGGACGAGACGTGCGCCCGCGCGCCCAACGGCGACCGCATCCGCCCCATGCGCCGGCTGCGCAACTGCAACGTGACCACGGTGGCGCCCACGGGCACCATCTCCATCTTCGCGGGGTGCTCCAGCGGCATCGAGCCCCTCTTCGCCGTCGCGTTCATGCGCAACCAGGCCGGCTCGCTGATGCCGGACGTGAACGAGGAGTTCGTGCGCGTGGCGAAGGCGGGCGGGTGGTACTCCGAGGACCTGATGCGCCGCATCGCGGAGAGCGGCCACATCCACTTCCCCGAAGTCCCCGAGGCGGTGCAGCGCGCCTTCGTGACGGCGCACGACATCACGCCGGAGTGGCACGTGCGCCAGCAGGCCGGCTTCCAGGAGTACTGCGACTCGGCGATCAGCAAGACGACCAACTTCCCCAACGACGCCACGGTGGAGCAGGTCCGCGAGATCTACGAGCTGGCGTACAAGCTCAACTGCAAGGGCGTAACCGTCTACCGCGACGGCAGCCGCGACAACCAGGTGCTCTCCACCGGCGCCACCAAGACGCCGGCGCAGCAGGCCGCCGAGAACGCCGACGCCGCCGCCGCGCACTCGAAGCTCGCCGAGGCCGCCGAGCGCGAGGCCAAGCTGGAGCGCGAGGTCGCCCGCCTGCGCACCGCCCTGGCCACGGCCGAGTCGCAGGTCACGCAGGCCCGCCGCCTCAAGCGCAAGCGGCCGGACGTGCTGCGCGGCACCACGCGCAAGATGACCTCGCCTCTGGGCGACGTCTTCGTGACCATCAACGAGGACACCGAGAACCACCCCTTCGAGGTCTTCGCCACGCTGGGCAAGGCGGGCTCCGTCGCCATGGCGGACGTGGAGGCGATCGGCCGGCTGATCTCGCTCTCGCTGCGCTTCGGGGTGCCGGTGAACGACGTGTACCAGCAGCTCCGCGGCATCTCGTCCGACCGCGCGATCGGCTTCGGGCAGAACAAGGTGCTCTCCCTGCCGGACGCCATCGCGCAGGCCATCGGCCTCCGCGAGCAGGAGAAGGCCGGCATCCAGCAGGAGCTGATCCCCGAGGCCGTCCTCCCGCTGACCAACGTCGACGTCACCTCGCCGGAGCTGGCCGCCGTCGCGCAGCCCACGCTCAACCTTGGGACCTACGACCCGGGCGAGTCCTTCATGGGCACCTGCCCCGAGTGCAACAGCCAGCTGGAGTTCGCCGAGGGCTGCATGAAGTGCCACGCCTGCGGCTACAGCGAGTGCGGGTGAGGCCGAACGATTCGCGCGGGATGCCCTGAGCTGTCCTCGACCCCTTCGACGGAGCTTATCGGATGAACGGCAGACCCCGGATCGTGTGCAGGCGCCCCGACGGCTTCTGGTCCCAGAAGCGCCTCGATGCAGACCGCACCGCATCGGTTCACCCGGCGCAGCGCGAGGCCCAGCAGGTTGAGCCTGCACAGCTTCGTCGGAGCGGAGGCGGGGAGCTCGTCTCCGCATCGGGGGGTGGACAGATCCGGGCGAAGGACACAGTTCATCCCGGGAACGATAAGTACTCGCCGAAGAGCTGAGCCCTAGGCGCCGTCGCCCGCGGGCGAAAGGTGGGCGATGGCTGTGGGAGGGGTGGACGGGGGTCACCGGCGCGAGCTGGTGGCCCTCTTTCGTGAAAACGAACTGACCGAGGACGCCTCTAGCCCGTTAACATTTTACGCCCAAGATACAGACGCGCACGCGCACGCCCTCAGCCGCCGTGGGGCAGAGGTATCTCCAACTTCATCTGAGAGAAGAGCGCAGGCACTTTCGCCCTGGAGTCTGCCGCCTGGGCCAGAATTTCGCCATGCAAGTTGGGGCGGTGGATTTGTGCGTCAAGCTGATAGAAACGGCCCTTACGATATATATACCACGGCCCTGCGGGCAGGTCGTCCGCATAAGATTCCTCGCGCCACTCGTTGTGGGACCGAACTGAGACCTGCGCCTCAATCCCGAACTTCGACAGGGGGCGTACAGCTTGACGGGCTTCAATCGCCTGACGAAGCCCCGGGATGTCTGCTCCTTGCTGTGCGAGCACGTCGAGCTCGATGGAGCCAAGTTGGTAGTGCTGCCCTGTTTTCCACTTGCCGGAAAGCAATCGCGTCCTACGCAGCACGAAACCCCGTATCTCCTTCCAGGCGAGCCCGTTCAGGCGATCCGCTCTACTGAG
Protein-coding regions in this window:
- a CDS encoding LAGLIDADG family homing endonuclease, which produces MTPTTPTEAAVLPQVDLPLAELSDNARIVLAKRYLKKDAAGQPVEVPEEMFWRVAYTIASADRKYGATDEEVETAAREFYALMTKRLFEPNSPTLMNAGRPLGQLSACFVLPVDDALSNDKSGVYDTLRSMAMVHQSGGGTGFSFSRIRPSGDLVRSTTGVASGPVSFMSLYDSSTEVVKQGGTRRGANMGILRVDHPDILDFIDCKQDITKITNFNISVAVTDAFMNAVERGEQYDLVNPRNGQVSGQLDARTVWDKVVQNAWRTGEPGVFYVDRANFYNPVPHLGAYEATNPCITGETLVYTAEGLFPIAELAAGGDSRAVTLDSRFEAGAFGPAGAPFQSGVKPVFRVRTREGYEVRVTEDHRFMTARGWVEARDLREGDRLHLLDTPGGFGAEGTAAEGRVLGWLIGDGHLTGESGHGAVLGFWGDDRRELAADFAADVNDVLGQDPSTSRYPVGVVQIDRLDKATVSSTRLAALVAERYGVTPETKTAGLPVAAFRGSEEFQRALLQALFTADGHVSGRPEKGVSVRLTSVSLPLLRDVQRMLLNFGIASRLYAERHPARTVTFRGTPYECVPDHDLVISRGNVRRFAEAIGFLGETKQNRLVARLGEYGARGPYRERFVARFTEMVADGEEAVYDLTEPVTHSFVANGFVVHNCGEQPLLPYDVCNLGSVNVGLFVREDVPAESPWYEKVDWKEFRRVVRHSTHFLDNVIDANQYPLHEITDLANRIRRIGLGVMGYADLLIRLGVPYNSAEGVEIGRRIMEFLDEESKKESERLAEVRGAFPEWEKSIWGPDETCARAPNGDRIRPMRRLRNCNVTTVAPTGTISIFAGCSSGIEPLFAVAFMRNQAGSLMPDVNEEFVRVAKAGGWYSEDLMRRIAESGHIHFPEVPEAVQRAFVTAHDITPEWHVRQQAGFQEYCDSAISKTTNFPNDATVEQVREIYELAYKLNCKGVTVYRDGSRDNQVLSTGATKTPAQQAAENADAAAAHSKLAEAAEREAKLEREVARLRTALATAESQVTQARRLKRKRPDVLRGTTRKMTSPLGDVFVTINEDTENHPFEVFATLGKAGSVAMADVEAIGRLISLSLRFGVPVNDVYQQLRGISSDRAIGFGQNKVLSLPDAIAQAIGLREQEKAGIQQELIPEAVLPLTNVDVTSPELAAVAQPTLNLGTYDPGESFMGTCPECNSQLEFAEGCMKCHACGYSECG